One stretch of Gemmatimonadaceae bacterium DNA includes these proteins:
- a CDS encoding proton-conducting transporter membrane subunit gives MAFAAAIGCWAIGALAALVARGRSMPAALGAAGAVAGGLAALTAGGTVLAGGAPRLWEAPWSVPAGALALRLDPLAAVFLLPIAVIGALGAVYGVAYQREHAPARSSAGSFAAYNLLLLSMALVVTAANLVLLIVAWELMTLSSWALVVEDHDRGGVRVAGLQYLIAGHLATAALLLMALLLAGANNGFAIAPLAGPAAVPAGVLFALALIGFGTKAGIVPMHVWLPDAHSSAPSHVSALMSGVMITMGFYGMARFFPLFGAPPVWWAYVLLALGAVGTVGGILFSLAQRDVKRALAYSTVENAGLTALAMGVGLLGTSLHDPVLAGLGWMAALLHLWNHALAKSLLFLGFGAVALRVHSRELDAMGGVLRRWKLVGGVLVLGAAALAALPGLNVFAGEWLLLRALLSGILNLAGFDRVVLLGALAALAFAGGLAVAGFTRLVGVGLLGKPRSPEAADAREPGWMTRLPIVVLGAGCVAIAAVPSRVVGVLAPAGRGTAPGADVAAAGAALLPLTALLPVLGALAVLVAALRAASARRSPRRADDTWGCGFAGATPSMQYSSTSFAGGLTTVMQPVLRAETRRQGMADGRGVSGSLWPAAASWASATADRVLEEVYRPVFSSAGRVAARLRALHRARVTTSLLYMVAAVAVLLALLFRSGPG, from the coding sequence ATGGCGTTCGCCGCCGCGATCGGGTGTTGGGCCATCGGCGCTCTTGCGGCGCTGGTCGCGCGCGGGCGTTCCATGCCTGCGGCCCTCGGCGCCGCGGGGGCCGTGGCCGGCGGGCTCGCGGCGCTGACCGCCGGTGGCACGGTGCTGGCAGGCGGCGCCCCGCGCCTGTGGGAGGCGCCGTGGAGCGTGCCCGCTGGCGCGCTCGCGCTGCGCCTCGATCCGTTGGCGGCGGTCTTCCTGTTGCCGATCGCAGTCATCGGGGCGCTCGGCGCCGTGTATGGCGTGGCCTACCAGCGAGAACATGCGCCGGCGCGCTCGAGCGCGGGGTCGTTCGCGGCCTACAACCTGCTGCTGCTGAGCATGGCGCTCGTGGTCACCGCCGCCAACCTGGTGCTTCTGATCGTGGCGTGGGAATTGATGACACTGAGCTCCTGGGCGCTGGTCGTGGAGGATCACGATCGTGGCGGTGTGCGCGTGGCGGGGCTTCAATACCTGATAGCTGGCCATCTCGCCACCGCGGCGTTGCTGCTCATGGCATTGCTGCTGGCAGGGGCCAACAACGGCTTCGCGATCGCGCCGCTCGCGGGTCCGGCGGCGGTGCCTGCGGGGGTGCTGTTCGCGCTGGCCCTCATCGGGTTCGGAACCAAGGCCGGGATCGTGCCGATGCACGTATGGTTGCCCGACGCGCATTCCTCGGCGCCTTCGCACGTGTCGGCGCTGATGTCGGGCGTGATGATCACGATGGGTTTCTACGGGATGGCGCGGTTCTTCCCGCTGTTCGGAGCGCCGCCCGTGTGGTGGGCCTACGTGCTCCTGGCGCTCGGCGCGGTGGGCACGGTCGGCGGGATCCTGTTCTCATTGGCACAGCGCGACGTGAAGCGGGCGCTCGCGTACTCGACGGTCGAGAACGCTGGGCTGACGGCGCTTGCCATGGGTGTCGGGCTCCTGGGCACGTCGCTGCACGATCCCGTCCTGGCCGGGCTCGGCTGGATGGCGGCGTTGTTGCATCTCTGGAATCACGCGCTGGCCAAGAGCCTGCTGTTTCTCGGGTTCGGCGCCGTCGCCCTCCGCGTCCACAGTCGGGAACTCGACGCCATGGGCGGAGTGCTGCGCCGCTGGAAACTGGTGGGCGGCGTGCTTGTGCTCGGCGCGGCGGCGCTCGCGGCGCTGCCCGGGCTCAACGTGTTCGCCGGTGAATGGCTCCTGTTGCGCGCGCTGCTTTCGGGAATTCTGAACCTCGCGGGGTTCGACCGCGTGGTGCTGCTGGGCGCCCTGGCCGCACTGGCGTTCGCGGGTGGGCTCGCCGTGGCGGGGTTCACGCGCCTCGTGGGCGTCGGCCTCCTCGGCAAGCCACGTTCACCGGAGGCGGCGGACGCGCGCGAACCGGGGTGGATGACGCGTCTGCCAATCGTGGTGTTGGGTGCCGGGTGCGTTGCGATCGCGGCGGTGCCGAGTCGGGTGGTGGGTGTGTTGGCGCCGGCGGGTAGGGGCACGGCGCCGGGCGCCGATGTCGCCGCGGCCGGCGCCGCGCTGCTCCCATTGACGGCGCTCCTGCCCGTGCTGGGCGCGTTGGCGGTGCTCGTCGCCGCGCTGCGCGCCGCATCGGCGCGGCGATCGCCGCGCCGCGCTGACGATACGTGGGGCTGCGGGTTCGCGGGTGCGACGCCGTCCATGCAATACAGCTCCACGTCGTTCGCGGGGGGGCTCACGACGGTCATGCAGCCGGTGCTCCGCGCGGAGACGCGGCGGCAGGGCATGGCGGACGGGCGCGGGGTGTCGGGGTCGCTGTGGCCTGCGGCCGCGTCATGGGCTTCGGCGACGGCGGACCGCGTGCTCGAAGAGGTCTATCGGCCGGTGTTCTCAAGTGCGGGGCGCGTGGCGGCGCGCCTGCGCGCGCTTCATCGGGCCCGGGTGACGACGTCCCTGCTGTACATGGTGGCGGCCGTCGCCGTGCTGCTCGCGCTGTTGTTCCGGTCGGGGCCGGGCTGA
- a CDS encoding proton-conducting transporter membrane subunit, with product MAFVAWSIALMVAAGVLNAVLWRRPDLADATFRVGLLGAAVVGCIPAVRVLAGGSVPDVSIATQMPGGSWVFGLDALSALFLLVILAVGSACAFFGVTYLRAGATRRGARASLFFVATLMAALSVVVIARAALPFLIAWEAMALASYAAIVLDHGQAEVRRAGMLYLVATHVGTLALFGLFAVWGTGARNLSFASLAARPLHGVAQVAVLGAALLGFGMKAGLVPFHFWLPEAHAAAPSHVSAIMSGVVIKMGIYGLLRVSLLMQGPPAWWGWLLLMAGAVSGILGVVWALAQHDLKRLLAFHSVENIGIILLGIGAGSLGITYGHPLVAVLGFAGAALHTVNHALFKGLLFLGAGSVAHATGTREIDRLGGLARRMPITAITFLLGSAAIVGLPPLNGFVSEWLVYRALLDAGLVASTARLAVLAVAVLGLVGALALACFSKVVGVIFLGSPRDSTVSVAHESPAGMTGPLIALAAACAAIGLLPVLVVAPLLRVGSLVAGTSPTAVWLGGADPAAGAVTWFVLAFAATLAVGLVMRSRWSARRGSTVAGTWGCAFTTPTARMQYTASSFAAPLLTAYRSVAGLHTERTALALATHAADPVLDRIMVPVWHGIESAARRIRPLQRGRLSQYLLYIVAALVVALGYLMLAGWMS from the coding sequence ATGGCGTTCGTGGCATGGAGCATCGCCCTCATGGTGGCGGCCGGCGTGCTCAACGCCGTGCTGTGGCGACGGCCCGATCTTGCCGACGCGACGTTTCGTGTGGGCCTGTTGGGCGCCGCGGTGGTGGGGTGCATCCCCGCGGTGCGTGTGCTGGCTGGAGGTTCGGTGCCCGACGTTTCGATCGCGACGCAGATGCCGGGCGGATCGTGGGTGTTCGGATTGGACGCGCTGTCGGCGCTGTTCCTGTTGGTGATCCTCGCCGTCGGTTCGGCCTGCGCGTTCTTCGGCGTGACCTACCTGCGGGCCGGAGCGACGCGGCGCGGGGCGCGCGCGTCGCTCTTCTTTGTCGCCACGCTCATGGCTGCACTGTCGGTGGTGGTGATCGCGCGGGCCGCGCTGCCGTTCCTGATCGCGTGGGAGGCCATGGCGCTGGCCTCGTACGCCGCGATCGTGCTCGATCACGGTCAGGCCGAGGTGCGCCGCGCAGGGATGCTCTATCTCGTGGCCACGCACGTCGGGACGCTGGCGCTGTTCGGGTTGTTCGCGGTGTGGGGAACGGGGGCCCGCAACCTCAGCTTCGCGTCGCTCGCGGCGCGGCCGCTCCACGGTGTGGCACAGGTCGCCGTCCTGGGCGCGGCGCTGCTCGGCTTCGGCATGAAGGCGGGACTCGTGCCATTTCACTTCTGGCTTCCCGAAGCCCACGCTGCCGCTCCGTCGCACGTCTCGGCCATCATGTCGGGCGTGGTGATCAAGATGGGGATCTACGGCCTGCTGCGCGTGAGCCTTCTGATGCAGGGGCCGCCCGCCTGGTGGGGGTGGCTGCTGCTCATGGCGGGCGCGGTCTCGGGCATCCTGGGCGTCGTGTGGGCGTTGGCCCAGCACGACCTGAAGCGGCTGCTCGCGTTCCATAGCGTGGAGAACATCGGGATCATCCTCTTAGGGATCGGTGCCGGTTCGCTGGGCATCACGTACGGCCATCCGCTGGTGGCCGTGCTCGGCTTTGCCGGCGCGGCCCTGCACACGGTGAATCACGCGCTGTTCAAGGGTCTGCTCTTTCTGGGCGCGGGTTCGGTGGCGCACGCGACCGGAACGCGTGAGATCGACCGCCTGGGCGGGTTGGCGCGGCGCATGCCCATTACCGCGATCACCTTCCTGTTGGGTTCGGCGGCGATCGTCGGGCTGCCGCCGCTCAATGGTTTCGTGAGCGAGTGGCTGGTGTACCGCGCCCTGCTCGACGCGGGCCTCGTGGCCAGCACGGCGCGCCTTGCCGTGCTCGCTGTCGCCGTGCTGGGATTGGTCGGTGCGCTCGCGCTGGCGTGCTTTTCCAAGGTAGTCGGCGTGATATTTCTCGGCAGCCCGCGCGATTCAACCGTGTCCGTCGCGCACGAGTCCCCGGCCGGCATGACCGGGCCGCTCATCGCGCTGGCGGCGGCGTGCGCGGCGATCGGGCTGCTGCCGGTCCTCGTGGTGGCGCCGCTGCTGCGGGTGGGTTCGCTGGTGGCCGGTACGTCGCCCACCGCGGTGTGGCTGGGTGGCGCGGACCCCGCCGCGGGCGCCGTCACCTGGTTCGTGCTTGCATTCGCGGCGACGCTGGCGGTGGGCTTGGTGATGCGGTCGCGATGGTCGGCGCGCCGGGGCTCCACGGTGGCCGGGACGTGGGGTTGCGCATTCACCACGCCGACGGCGCGGATGCAATACACCGCGTCGTCGTTCGCTGCGCCGCTGCTCACGGCCTATCGGAGCGTGGCGGGCCTCCACACCGAGCGCACGGCACTGGCATTGGCGACGCATGCGGCGGACCCGGTGCTCGACCGGATCATGGTGCCGGTGTGGCACGGGATCGAATCGGCGGCGCGGCGGATCCGCCCCCTGCAGCGGGGCCGGCTGTCGCAGTACCTGCTGTACATCGTGGCGGCGCTGGTGGTGGCGCTCGGATACCTGATGCTCGCGGGGTGGATGTCATGA
- a CDS encoding NADH-quinone oxidoreductase subunit H: protein MMAFVDRSALAALAVLLLVAPALPGIAIKTKSLLTGRRGAPVLQLYRDLAKLARKGSVYSTTTTWVFRAGPVVVLASLLAAALLLPLNGRVAPIHFAGDLVAFAGLLALARFALVLSGLDTGSSFEGMGASREVTFASFAEPALFLCFVGLVLVTGHLSLSNMLGPALATAWPRDTASLVLVGLALFVLLLAENSRVPVDDPATHLELTMVHEVIVLDHSGPDLALILYGSALKLSIFAAVLVSMAAPRGALPMWAGLALLVVGLAVVAVMVGVVESVMARLRLTRVPQLIVGAGALALFGIILLLR from the coding sequence ATGATGGCGTTCGTCGACCGGAGCGCGCTCGCGGCGCTGGCCGTCTTGTTGCTCGTGGCGCCGGCGCTTCCGGGGATCGCCATCAAGACCAAGTCGCTGCTCACGGGACGGCGCGGGGCGCCGGTGCTACAGTTGTATCGCGATCTGGCCAAGCTGGCGCGCAAGGGTTCGGTGTACAGCACCACCACCACGTGGGTCTTCCGCGCCGGGCCCGTGGTGGTGCTGGCGTCGCTTCTCGCGGCCGCGCTCTTGCTTCCGCTCAATGGCCGCGTCGCGCCGATTCATTTTGCCGGCGACCTCGTGGCGTTCGCGGGGCTGCTCGCCCTGGCGCGGTTCGCGCTCGTGCTCTCGGGCCTCGACACCGGTTCCAGCTTCGAGGGCATGGGGGCGAGCCGCGAAGTCACGTTTGCGAGCTTCGCCGAGCCGGCGCTGTTTCTCTGCTTCGTTGGGCTCGTGCTGGTCACCGGGCACCTGTCGCTCAGCAACATGCTAGGCCCGGCGCTCGCCACGGCATGGCCGCGCGACACGGCCTCGCTGGTGCTGGTGGGGCTGGCGCTGTTCGTGCTCCTGCTCGCCGAGAATTCGCGCGTGCCGGTGGACGATCCGGCCACGCATCTCGAGCTGACGATGGTCCACGAAGTCATCGTGCTCGATCACAGCGGGCCCGATCTCGCGCTCATCCTGTATGGCAGCGCGCTCAAGCTCTCCATCTTCGCGGCGGTGTTGGTGAGCATGGCGGCGCCGCGCGGCGCGCTCCCGATGTGGGCGGGGTTGGCGTTGCTCGTCGTGGGGCTGGCCGTGGTGGCCGTGATGGTGGGCGTCGTCGAGTCGGTCATGGCGCGCCTGCGGCTCACGCGCGTACCGCAGTTGATCGTGGGCGCCGGGGCCCTGGCGCTATTCGGCATCATCCTCCTGCTCCGCTGA
- a CDS encoding NADH-quinone oxidoreductase subunit K: MQTSAELLLLLVVLTNFAVLGTSRLRTCIRAVAAQGLLLGLLPVALASHLTLHVGSLAVGTVLVKAVILPWFLLWAIREAAVRREVEPLVGFITSLLLGALALALAFAISARLPAGDVREPLLVPVALATVMIGLVVLTTRRKALTQVVGYLMLENGIYLFGLTQTESVPFLLELGVLLDVFAGVFIMGIVVFHINREFDSLDSARLTELKD; the protein is encoded by the coding sequence ATGCAGACCAGCGCGGAACTGCTCCTCCTGCTCGTGGTGCTCACCAACTTCGCGGTGCTCGGCACCTCGCGGCTGCGCACGTGTATCCGCGCGGTGGCGGCGCAGGGCCTTCTCCTCGGCCTGTTGCCGGTGGCGCTCGCGTCGCACCTCACGTTGCACGTGGGGAGTCTCGCGGTGGGGACGGTGCTGGTGAAGGCGGTGATCCTGCCCTGGTTCCTGCTCTGGGCCATTCGCGAGGCGGCCGTGCGGCGCGAGGTGGAGCCGCTGGTCGGGTTCATCACCTCGCTGCTGCTGGGTGCGTTGGCGCTCGCCCTCGCGTTTGCGATCTCGGCGCGACTTCCCGCCGGCGACGTGCGCGAGCCGCTGCTCGTGCCCGTCGCCTTGGCCACGGTGATGATCGGATTGGTGGTGCTCACCACGCGGCGCAAGGCGCTCACGCAGGTCGTGGGCTACCTGATGCTCGAGAATGGCATCTATCTCTTCGGCCTCACGCAGACGGAGAGCGTGCCGTTCCTCCTGGAGCTCGGCGTTCTGCTCGACGTGTTCGCCGGCGTGTTCATCATGGGGATCGTGGTCTTTCACATCAACCGCGAGTTCGATTCGCTCGATTCGGCGCGGCTGACCGAGCTCAAGGACTGA
- a CDS encoding proton-conducting transporter membrane subunit, with protein sequence MRLIALVLLPVLAAAITGAVPSPRVTRWRVAVLVGTAAVHLAITATLWGAPGGSAINGWLGDDALGLIVLTLTSVLFFVTAIYTVGYLQRATPRGGRVFVSGLLGFLAATTVVALSQHLAMLWVGLEATTLTVAPLIFHRHDRRSLEAVWKYLVISSVGIALALLGMFFLASAQHGVTGNPLILGDLVAHARQLQPAWLRAAFLFLLVGFGTKMGLAPMHTWKPDTYGEAPALVGGLMAGALTSCAFLGVARITEITMAAGLGPFVQPVLLGFGLLSLATAAAFIIGQGDLKRLLAYSSVEHMGLLVLGLGLGGVGAYGTVLHLVNNGLAKGWLFLVAGNVVLATGTSAAAGNRGLIRTLPVSGVLLVAGLFAVTGSPPFGLFLSEFTILRAAVNGGHLWIAVVTLLLLAVIFVGMAMLILNMALGEPEPGVPVVRESPWLVAGPIALAGAVLLLGLYIPAPLQRALVHAAAALGGRAP encoded by the coding sequence ATGCGCCTGATTGCGTTGGTCCTACTCCCGGTGCTCGCCGCCGCGATCACCGGCGCCGTGCCGTCGCCGCGGGTGACGCGGTGGCGCGTCGCGGTGTTGGTCGGCACGGCGGCCGTGCATCTCGCCATCACCGCGACGTTGTGGGGCGCCCCAGGCGGGAGCGCGATCAACGGGTGGCTCGGCGACGATGCCCTCGGGCTCATCGTGCTCACGCTCACCAGCGTGCTGTTCTTCGTGACGGCGATCTACACCGTGGGCTACCTGCAGCGCGCGACGCCGCGTGGGGGCCGCGTGTTCGTGAGCGGCCTGCTCGGGTTCCTTGCCGCGACCACGGTCGTGGCGCTCAGCCAGCACCTGGCCATGCTGTGGGTGGGGCTCGAGGCGACGACCTTGACGGTGGCGCCGCTCATCTTCCACCGGCACGATCGCCGGTCGTTGGAAGCCGTCTGGAAGTACCTCGTGATCTCGTCGGTGGGCATCGCGCTGGCATTGCTCGGGATGTTCTTTCTTGCGAGCGCGCAGCACGGCGTCACTGGCAATCCGCTGATCCTCGGCGACCTCGTGGCGCACGCTCGCCAGTTGCAGCCGGCGTGGCTGCGCGCTGCGTTCCTGTTCCTGCTCGTCGGCTTCGGCACCAAGATGGGGCTCGCCCCCATGCATACATGGAAGCCGGATACCTACGGCGAAGCGCCGGCCCTCGTGGGCGGGCTGATGGCGGGCGCGCTCACCAGTTGTGCGTTCCTCGGCGTCGCGCGCATCACAGAGATCACCATGGCGGCGGGCCTCGGCCCGTTCGTGCAGCCGGTACTGCTCGGGTTCGGGCTGCTGTCGCTGGCCACGGCGGCGGCGTTCATCATCGGGCAGGGGGATCTCAAGCGATTGCTCGCGTACTCGAGCGTCGAGCACATGGGCCTGCTGGTGCTCGGGCTCGGCCTGGGCGGCGTGGGCGCGTACGGCACCGTGCTCCATCTCGTGAACAACGGCCTCGCCAAGGGCTGGCTGTTCCTCGTGGCTGGCAACGTGGTGCTGGCCACCGGCACCTCGGCGGCCGCGGGCAATCGCGGACTCATCCGCACGCTTCCGGTATCCGGCGTGCTGCTGGTGGCCGGCCTGTTCGCGGTCACCGGCTCGCCGCCGTTCGGCTTGTTTCTCAGCGAATTCACCATCCTCCGCGCCGCCGTCAACGGCGGACACCTGTGGATCGCCGTTGTCACGCTGCTGCTGCTCGCCGTGATCTTCGTTGGGATGGCCATGCTCATCCTGAACATGGCGCTCGGCGAACCCGAGCCTGGCGTGCCCGTGGTGCGCGAAAGCCCGTGGCTGGTGGCCGGTCCGATCGCGCTGGCGGGCGCGGTGCTGCTCCTCGGATTGTACATCCCGGCGCCGCTGCAGCGCGCGCTGGTGCACGCGGCCGCGGCGCTCGGCGGGAGGGCGCCGTGA
- a CDS encoding VanZ family protein, which translates to MRSSSARGTDDRPRAQRGASITTTNVSARVYRTARIAYVAVVALATLTDLHLSGDLSAASRRLARSLDPSLGWRDAIDGLRNVALFAGLGAVWVATSASGAIRAEVRKAVLVGCALSATVEATQVFSPTRTASIVDLATNTFGAFVGALAVAQVIAEIGRNKRSRSYLGIPAFLLAGPYVIATLCEAVTPLFTSEQLPDIPGGPMAWLRDALHASLPLSLSHVPLTDFLLFAPAGFLVVVMLSERGAGAAWPRVATVGSGLMFAAEFAHGFIRLPIRWEAAALHAMAWSVGAWAAHRWLAPLSRTMRGPARARAALGAYGVILALWGWRPFILETSGRAIAAQFAVGHLVPLQALAGRVDVFSALHIAQQFFLYFPLGGLLAVWPLRLAGRWSHLWSGVGLAVLIEAGHSVVSGRFMDVTNLLIACAGLGLGWILVRRVGFRPYGAALQQSGARPVA; encoded by the coding sequence ATGCGTTCGTCGAGCGCCAGGGGCACCGATGATCGCCCTCGTGCCCAACGTGGAGCTTCTATAACAACGACGAACGTCTCCGCCCGGGTCTACCGAACGGCGCGCATCGCGTACGTGGCCGTGGTGGCGCTTGCGACGCTGACGGATCTCCACCTCTCAGGTGACCTATCCGCGGCGTCCCGGAGGCTCGCGCGCTCACTGGACCCGAGCCTGGGATGGCGCGACGCGATCGACGGATTGCGGAACGTGGCACTCTTCGCGGGGCTGGGGGCGGTCTGGGTGGCGACGTCGGCGTCGGGCGCGATCCGCGCCGAAGTCCGGAAGGCGGTCCTGGTCGGCTGCGCACTCAGTGCGACCGTCGAGGCGACGCAGGTCTTCTCGCCCACCCGCACCGCGAGCATCGTGGACCTGGCGACGAATACGTTCGGGGCGTTCGTCGGGGCACTGGCAGTGGCCCAGGTAATCGCGGAGATCGGCCGGAACAAGCGGTCGCGCTCGTACCTCGGGATCCCTGCCTTCCTGTTGGCAGGGCCGTATGTGATCGCGACACTGTGTGAGGCAGTGACGCCGCTCTTCACCAGCGAACAATTGCCGGACATTCCGGGTGGCCCGATGGCCTGGTTGCGCGATGCGTTGCATGCGTCGCTGCCGCTCTCGTTGTCCCACGTTCCACTCACCGACTTCCTGCTGTTCGCGCCGGCGGGCTTCCTGGTCGTGGTGATGCTCAGCGAGCGCGGGGCCGGCGCGGCCTGGCCCAGGGTCGCCACGGTTGGCTCAGGTCTCATGTTCGCCGCCGAATTCGCGCACGGGTTCATCAGGCTCCCGATCCGTTGGGAGGCGGCCGCGTTGCACGCCATGGCGTGGAGCGTGGGTGCGTGGGCGGCGCATCGCTGGCTCGCGCCACTCTCGCGCACAATGCGTGGTCCGGCGCGAGCCCGCGCCGCGCTCGGGGCCTACGGCGTGATCCTGGCCTTGTGGGGATGGCGGCCCTTCATCCTGGAAACGAGCGGTCGCGCCATCGCCGCGCAGTTCGCGGTGGGCCACCTCGTGCCGCTCCAAGCGCTTGCCGGACGCGTGGACGTCTTCAGCGCACTGCACATCGCACAACAGTTCTTCCTGTACTTCCCCCTCGGTGGCCTCCTGGCGGTGTGGCCGCTCCGTCTGGCCGGTCGCTGGTCGCATCTGTGGTCCGGAGTGGGGCTCGCTGTTCTTATCGAAGCTGGGCACTCCGTGGTTTCGGGCCGGTTCATGGACGTGACTAACCTGTTGATCGCATGCGCCGGACTGGGATTGGGGTGGATCCTCGTGCGCCGCGTGGGATTCCGACCGTATGGAGCGGCGCTGCAGCAATCGGGCGCTCGTCCGGTGGCGTAG
- the rfaE1 gene encoding D-glycero-beta-D-manno-heptose-7-phosphate kinase, whose product MPLSISRDRLAALLAEAPSQRVAVIGDAMLDIYLVGDVDRISPEAPVPVVRVRERRYALGGAANVAQNVCAIGAHCHLVGAVGTDAAGSTLRTMLDAMSVESDHLVDVGRPTTTKTRVVARSQQLVRVDEEDDADLGRGEIDRLLDAVHSAIAASNALVLEDYNKGVLVAEVITKAMTWARERGIPIVVDPKYRNFFAYRGATVFKPNLRELEAALGAEISLDETRALPQVFARLGVDHLLLTLGERGMALISHDGNVLRIPTVAREVYDVVGAGDTVTAYLGATLAAGATASEAAVIANFAAGVEVGKLGAATVTGEEVLASYDAFVERQGHR is encoded by the coding sequence ATGCCCCTGTCCATCTCCCGCGACCGACTCGCCGCGCTGCTCGCCGAGGCCCCCTCGCAACGCGTGGCCGTGATCGGCGATGCCATGCTCGACATCTATCTCGTCGGCGACGTCGACCGCATTTCGCCCGAGGCGCCGGTGCCGGTGGTGCGTGTGCGCGAGCGGCGCTATGCGCTGGGTGGGGCCGCCAACGTGGCGCAGAATGTCTGCGCCATCGGCGCCCATTGCCATCTGGTGGGTGCGGTGGGCACCGACGCAGCCGGATCCACGCTTCGCACGATGCTCGACGCGATGTCGGTGGAGTCTGACCACCTCGTGGACGTCGGCCGTCCCACCACCACCAAGACCCGCGTCGTGGCGCGCTCGCAGCAACTAGTGCGGGTGGACGAGGAGGACGACGCCGATCTCGGACGCGGGGAGATCGACCGCCTGCTCGACGCCGTGCATTCGGCGATCGCCGCGTCCAATGCGCTCGTGCTCGAGGACTACAACAAGGGCGTGCTGGTGGCAGAGGTGATCACCAAGGCGATGACGTGGGCGCGGGAGCGCGGCATTCCCATCGTCGTCGATCCCAAGTACCGCAATTTCTTCGCGTATCGCGGCGCGACCGTGTTCAAACCCAACCTCCGCGAACTGGAGGCCGCCCTGGGCGCCGAGATCAGTCTCGATGAAACGCGGGCGCTGCCCCAGGTGTTCGCCCGTCTGGGCGTGGACCACCTGCTGCTCACGCTCGGCGAGCGTGGCATGGCGCTCATTTCGCACGATGGCAACGTGCTGCGAATCCCGACTGTGGCGCGCGAGGTGTACGACGTGGTGGGCGCCGGCGACACGGTCACGGCGTATCTTGGCGCCACACTGGCGGCGGGGGCGACGGCGAGCGAGGCAGCGGTAATCGCCAACTTCGCCGCCGGAGTCGAGGTGGGCAAACTTGGCGCCGCCACCGTGACCGGCGAAGAAGTGCTGGCGTCATACGATGCGTTCGTCGAGCGCCAGGGGCACCGATGA
- a CDS encoding DMT family transporter: protein MSPAVVLAMAVLGISFGGPLTRLSGAPALTVAAGRLGFSLVVVAVALVATGSWRQLRTLGRRDLLVGLGAGGMLAVHFWSWNASLNLTTVSASVVLVDMQPAIVGLLSVVWLREMPTRRQWGGIAIAMVGAVVVTLPDLMREGAGVGGRALFGDALAFVGAIAGACYFVAGRKLRATLDLWPYVAVVYGACFVVLIAAARGTGVVLLPQPPRQLVIFAALALGPMLLGHTGLNYALRYVPAYVVNLALLCEPIGATILAALIPSIHEFPNWGTVAGGALVLFGIARATTRGAPPAVADA from the coding sequence ATGTCCCCTGCCGTCGTCCTCGCCATGGCCGTCCTCGGCATCTCGTTCGGCGGACCGCTCACCCGCCTTTCGGGTGCGCCGGCGCTCACCGTGGCCGCGGGTCGGCTGGGGTTCTCGCTCGTCGTGGTTGCCGTTGCTCTCGTGGCCACGGGGAGCTGGCGGCAACTCCGCACCCTGGGCCGGCGCGACCTACTCGTCGGTCTCGGCGCGGGCGGCATGCTCGCCGTGCACTTCTGGTCGTGGAATGCATCGCTGAACCTCACCACGGTGTCGGCGTCGGTGGTGCTGGTGGACATGCAGCCGGCCATCGTCGGGTTGCTGTCGGTCGTGTGGTTGCGTGAGATGCCGACCCGCCGCCAGTGGGGCGGGATCGCGATTGCGATGGTCGGCGCGGTCGTCGTCACCCTTCCCGATCTGATGCGCGAAGGGGCGGGCGTGGGTGGCCGCGCGCTGTTCGGCGACGCGCTGGCGTTCGTCGGGGCCATCGCCGGCGCGTGTTATTTCGTGGCCGGTCGCAAGCTGCGCGCCACGCTCGACCTCTGGCCCTACGTGGCCGTGGTGTACGGTGCGTGCTTCGTGGTGCTGATCGCGGCGGCGCGGGGCACGGGCGTCGTGCTGCTGCCGCAGCCGCCGCGCCAACTCGTCATCTTCGCCGCGCTGGCGCTGGGACCCATGCTGCTCGGACACACGGGCCTGAACTACGCACTGCGCTATGTGCCGGCGTACGTCGTGAACCTGGCACTCCTCTGCGAGCCCATCGGCGCCACGATCCTCGCGGCGCTGATTCCCAGCATCCACGAATTTCCCAACTGGGGCACGGTAGCGGGCGGCGCGCTGGTGCTATTCGGCATCGCCAGGGCCACCACCCGGGGCGCGCCTCCCGCAGTGGCCGACGCCTGA